Proteins from one Corallococcus exiguus genomic window:
- a CDS encoding YrhB domain-containing protein, whose translation MNRNEAHALVDAYVRRVSARAGAELIILDERTIEREFGWVFFYASKRHVETGDPAFSVGGNAPMIVDRVTGELHVTGTAYPVEHYIAEYEARSRTH comes from the coding sequence ATGAATCGCAATGAGGCACATGCGTTGGTGGACGCCTACGTACGTAGGGTGAGCGCTCGAGCTGGGGCGGAGTTGATTATTCTCGATGAGCGCACGATCGAGCGTGAGTTCGGATGGGTTTTCTTCTATGCCTCGAAGCGGCACGTGGAAACTGGGGACCCGGCCTTTTCGGTAGGCGGGAATGCACCCATGATTGTAGACAGGGTGACCGGCGAGCTCCATGTAACTGGCACGGCCTATCCTGTTGAGCATTACATCGCAGAGTATGAAGCGCGCTCGAGAACACATTAG
- a CDS encoding DUF7919 family protein, which yields MAHFQDLTPCSYVREWEPSSLAVGWLERGHAYPQGTVDEKFFKALLRLCGNPWQPPVAFAGIHVCSLCQFAGRLAGTSYFGAGGAAGNANVFIPGETKVFIAPTMIVHYIDAHGYVPPMEFQEAVLKCPEMRSMAYLKAIRALGFSLRVTEPLNPL from the coding sequence CCCTTGCAGCTATGTGCGCGAGTGGGAGCCGTCGTCGCTCGCGGTGGGCTGGCTTGAAAGGGGGCACGCCTATCCCCAGGGCACCGTGGACGAGAAGTTCTTCAAGGCGCTGCTCCGCCTGTGTGGGAATCCGTGGCAGCCTCCGGTGGCGTTCGCGGGCATCCACGTGTGCTCGCTTTGCCAGTTCGCGGGGAGGCTCGCGGGCACGTCCTACTTTGGTGCGGGGGGCGCCGCCGGGAATGCGAACGTCTTCATCCCTGGGGAGACGAAGGTCTTCATCGCTCCGACGATGATCGTCCACTACATCGACGCGCACGGGTACGTGCCGCCCATGGAGTTCCAGGAGGCGGTCCTCAAATGCCCTGAGATGCGCTCCATGGCCTATCTCAAGGCCATCAGGGCCCTGGGGTTCTCACTCCGCGTGACTGAGCCGCTCAATCCACTGTGA